A region of Mauremys mutica isolate MM-2020 ecotype Southern chromosome 2, ASM2049712v1, whole genome shotgun sequence DNA encodes the following proteins:
- the RBM24 gene encoding RNA-binding protein 24 isoform X1 yields the protein MHTTQKDTTYTKIFVGGLPYHTTDSSLRKYFEVFGEIEEAVVITDRQTGKSRGYGFVTMADRAAAERACKDPNPIIDGRKANVNLAYLGAKPRIMQPGFAFGVQHLHPALIQRPFGIPAHYVYPQAFVQPGVVIPHVQPTAAAASTTPYIDYTGAAYAQYSAAAAAAAAAAYDQYPYAASPAAAGYVTAGGYGYAVQQPLTAAAPGTAAAAFGQYQPQQLQTDRMQ from the exons ATGCACACGACCCAGAAGGACACCACTTACACCAAGATCTTTGTCGGGGGCCTTCCTTATCACACCACCGACTCCAGCCTGCGCAAGTACTTCGAGGTGTTCGGGGAGATCGAGGAAGCCGTAGTCATCACCGACAGGCAGACCGGCAAGTCCCGGGGATACGGATTT GTCACCATGGCTGATAGAGCAGCTGCTGAAAGGGCTTGCAAAGATCCCAATCCTATCATTGATGGCAGGAAGGCCAATGTGAACCTGGCATACCTGGGAGCAAAACCAAGGATAATGCAACCAG GTTTTGCCTTTGGTGTTCAGCATCTTCATCCAGCTCTCATACAGAGGCCTTTTGG GATACCTGCTCATTATGTCTATCCACAGGCTTTTGTGCAGCCAGGAGTTGTAATTCCACATGTCCAAcctacagcagctgctgcctccacCACACCTTACATTGATTACACTGGAGCGGCATATGCACAATACTCAGCtgcggcagctgctgctgccgctgctgcctaTGACCAGTACCCGTATGCAGcatccccagctgctgcaggataTGTCACTGCTGGGGGTTATGGCTATGCAGTCCAGCAACCACTCACTGCTGCAGCACCTGGGACAGCTGCTGCAGCCTTTGGTCAGTACCAGCCACAACAGCTGCAAACAGACCGCATGCAATAG
- the RBM24 gene encoding RNA-binding protein 24 isoform X2 produces the protein MADRAAAERACKDPNPIIDGRKANVNLAYLGAKPRIMQPGFAFGVQHLHPALIQRPFGIPAHYVYPQAFVQPGVVIPHVQPTAAAASTTPYIDYTGAAYAQYSAAAAAAAAAAYDQYPYAASPAAAGYVTAGGYGYAVQQPLTAAAPGTAAAAFGQYQPQQLQTDRMQ, from the exons ATGGCTGATAGAGCAGCTGCTGAAAGGGCTTGCAAAGATCCCAATCCTATCATTGATGGCAGGAAGGCCAATGTGAACCTGGCATACCTGGGAGCAAAACCAAGGATAATGCAACCAG GTTTTGCCTTTGGTGTTCAGCATCTTCATCCAGCTCTCATACAGAGGCCTTTTGG GATACCTGCTCATTATGTCTATCCACAGGCTTTTGTGCAGCCAGGAGTTGTAATTCCACATGTCCAAcctacagcagctgctgcctccacCACACCTTACATTGATTACACTGGAGCGGCATATGCACAATACTCAGCtgcggcagctgctgctgccgctgctgcctaTGACCAGTACCCGTATGCAGcatccccagctgctgcaggataTGTCACTGCTGGGGGTTATGGCTATGCAGTCCAGCAACCACTCACTGCTGCAGCACCTGGGACAGCTGCTGCAGCCTTTGGTCAGTACCAGCCACAACAGCTGCAAACAGACCGCATGCAATAG
- the RBM24 gene encoding RNA-binding protein 24 isoform X4 — translation MHTTQKDTTYTKIFVGGLPYHTTDSSLRKYFEVFGEIEEAVVITDRQTGKSRGYGFVTMADRAAAERACKDPNPIIDGRKANVNLAYLGAKPRIMQPGYLLIMSIHRLLCSQEL, via the exons ATGCACACGACCCAGAAGGACACCACTTACACCAAGATCTTTGTCGGGGGCCTTCCTTATCACACCACCGACTCCAGCCTGCGCAAGTACTTCGAGGTGTTCGGGGAGATCGAGGAAGCCGTAGTCATCACCGACAGGCAGACCGGCAAGTCCCGGGGATACGGATTT GTCACCATGGCTGATAGAGCAGCTGCTGAAAGGGCTTGCAAAGATCCCAATCCTATCATTGATGGCAGGAAGGCCAATGTGAACCTGGCATACCTGGGAGCAAAACCAAGGATAATGCAACCAG GATACCTGCTCATTATGTCTATCCACAGGCTTTTGTGCAGCCAGGAGTTGTAA
- the RBM24 gene encoding RNA-binding protein 24 isoform X3 produces MHTTQKDTTYTKIFVGGLPYHTTDSSLRKYFEVFGEIEEAVVITDRQTGKSRGYGFVTMADRAAAERACKDPNPIIDGRKANVNLAYLGAKPRIMQPGFAFGVQHLHPALIQRPFGDRLQLR; encoded by the exons ATGCACACGACCCAGAAGGACACCACTTACACCAAGATCTTTGTCGGGGGCCTTCCTTATCACACCACCGACTCCAGCCTGCGCAAGTACTTCGAGGTGTTCGGGGAGATCGAGGAAGCCGTAGTCATCACCGACAGGCAGACCGGCAAGTCCCGGGGATACGGATTT GTCACCATGGCTGATAGAGCAGCTGCTGAAAGGGCTTGCAAAGATCCCAATCCTATCATTGATGGCAGGAAGGCCAATGTGAACCTGGCATACCTGGGAGCAAAACCAAGGATAATGCAACCAG GTTTTGCCTTTGGTGTTCAGCATCTTCATCCAGCTCTCATACAGAGGCCTTTTGG GGATCGTTTACAGTTAAGATAA